A genomic stretch from Panthera uncia isolate 11264 chromosome E3, Puncia_PCG_1.0, whole genome shotgun sequence includes:
- the RAB40C gene encoding ras-related protein Rab-40C encodes MGTQGSPVKSYDYLLKFLLVGDSDVGKGEILESLQDGAAESPYAYSNGIDYKTTTILLDGRRVKLELWDTSGQGRFCTIFRSYSRGAQGILLVYDITNRWSFDGIDRWIKEIDEHAPGVPRILVGNRLHLAFKRQVPTEQARAYAEKNGMTFFEVSPLCNFNVIESFTELSRIVLMRHGMEKIWRPNRVFSLQDLCCRAIVSCTPVHLIDKLPLPVTIKSHLKSFSMANGMNAVMMHGRSYSLAGGAGGGSSKGNSLKRSKSIRPPQSPPQNCSRSNCKIS; translated from the exons ATGGGGACGCAGGGCAGCCCGGTCAAGAGCTACGACTACCTGCTCAAGTTCCTGCTGGTGGGCGACAGCGACGTGGGCAAGGGCGAGATCCTGGAGAGCCTGCAGGACGGCGCGGCCGAGTCTCCGTACGCCTATAGCAACG GCATCGACTATAAGACGACCACTATCCTGCTGGATGGACGGCGGGTCAAGCTGGAACTCTG GGACACATCGGGCCAgggcaggttctgcaccatcttCAGGTCCTACTCCAGGGGCGCGCAG GGGATCCTCCTGGTGTATGACATCACCAACCGCTGGTCCTTTGACGGCATCGACCGGTGGATCAAGGAGATTGATGAG caTGCACCCGGGGTCCCCCGGATCCTGGTTGGGAACCGGCTACACCTGGCCTTCAAGCGGCAAGTTCCAACAGAGCAGGCACGCGCCTATGCAGAGAAGAATGGCATGACCTTCTTCGAGGTCAGCCCTCTGTGCAACTTCAATGTCATTGAGTCCTTCACGGAGCTGTCCCGCATCGTGCTTATGAGGCACGGCATGGAGAAGATCTGGAGGCCCAACCGAG TGTTCAGCCTGCAGGACCTGTGCTGCCGGGCCATCGTCTCCTGCACCCCGGTGCACCTCATCGACAAGCTCCCGCTGCCGGTCACCATCAAGAGCCATCTCAAGTCCTTCTCGATGGCCAACGGCATGAACGCCGTCATGATGCACGGGCGCTCCTACTCGCTGGCCGGTGGGGCAGGCGGGGGCAGCAGCAAGGGCAACAGCCTCAAGAGGTCCAAGTCCATCCGCCCCCCGCAGAGCCCGCCCCAGAACTGCTCAAGGAGCAACTGCAAGATCTCCTAG